In Promicromonospora sp. Populi, one genomic interval encodes:
- a CDS encoding XRE family transcriptional regulator, protein MVNERFRRAMHRGGLDIQSLAAAAEVSMKSVERWLSGSLPYPRTRYRVAAILQEDESYLWPEAVNGASLAGAEVVATYPRRNDVPRHLWTELLRNSERDIDLLAFAGLFLTEEHPDWMPTLAAKAEQGARVRILLGDPAGNQLAARDTEYRIGGGVAGRVAAVKAYYEQQMPDMVEIRFHDTPLYNSIYRFDDEMMVNTHVYGVLAAYTPTLHLRRIDGAYFNTYVESYERVWASARPAEALVESR, encoded by the coding sequence ATGGTCAATGAACGATTCCGCCGTGCGATGCACCGGGGAGGGCTCGATATCCAGTCGCTTGCCGCGGCGGCCGAGGTATCCATGAAGTCGGTAGAGCGATGGCTCAGCGGCTCGTTGCCTTACCCGCGCACCCGCTACCGGGTCGCCGCGATCCTCCAGGAGGACGAGAGCTATCTGTGGCCGGAGGCAGTCAACGGAGCTTCCTTGGCAGGCGCGGAAGTGGTCGCGACCTACCCCCGCCGCAATGACGTGCCGCGGCACCTGTGGACCGAGCTGCTGCGCAACTCCGAACGGGACATCGACCTGCTGGCGTTCGCCGGACTCTTCCTCACCGAGGAGCACCCCGACTGGATGCCCACCCTCGCCGCGAAGGCAGAACAGGGAGCACGAGTTCGGATACTCCTCGGTGACCCCGCCGGCAATCAGCTGGCCGCCCGGGACACCGAGTACCGCATCGGAGGCGGGGTCGCCGGCCGGGTCGCCGCAGTGAAGGCCTACTACGAACAACAGATGCCCGACATGGTCGAGATCCGGTTCCATGACACCCCGCTGTACAACTCCATCTACCGGTTCGACGACGAGATGATGGTCAATACCCACGTCTACGGCGTGCTCGCCGCCTACACGCCGACCTTGCATCTACGCCGTATCGACGGCGCATACTTCAACACCTACGTCGAGTCCTACGAGCGGGTCTGGGCATCGGCACGGCCCGCCGAAGCCTTGGTGGAATCCAGATGA
- a CDS encoding aminoglycoside phosphotransferase family protein: MRLDIPDQVRKTVIASGHESWLDELPGMVDSLAQEWSLLIGPSLAGGHVALVLEVTLADGAPAVLKIGVPGRDVGPEATLLRLADGAGCAKLLGEDLGRQALLLERLGAPIFSGVYACSIGMQPFGDLLLAEADRLTA, translated from the coding sequence GTGCGCCTCGACATTCCTGACCAGGTCCGCAAGACGGTGATAGCCAGCGGGCATGAATCCTGGCTGGACGAGCTGCCGGGCATGGTCGACTCGCTGGCCCAGGAGTGGTCCCTGCTGATCGGGCCCAGCCTCGCGGGTGGGCACGTCGCCCTGGTCCTTGAGGTGACGCTGGCCGACGGAGCTCCCGCCGTCCTCAAGATCGGTGTGCCGGGCCGGGACGTCGGGCCGGAGGCCACGCTGCTGCGCCTGGCGGACGGAGCGGGCTGCGCCAAGCTGCTGGGCGAAGACCTGGGTCGGCAAGCCCTGCTGCTGGAGCGCCTCGGGGCTCCGATCTTCAGCGGCGTCTATGCCTGCAGTATCGGCATGCAGCCTTTCGGCGACCTGCTGCTGGCCGAAGCGGACCGCCTCACGGCGTAG
- a CDS encoding NUDIX domain-containing protein: MSKGTRRIDYWQDPAAPKPTSRKTSASVFVRDDQGRLLLLQRVDNDLWTIPTGGVKKGETVGQAGVRECREETGLDVEVTGLVGVFSTPDHVIVYLHGDKVDEVRQPINICLRARLIGGQITPEPSEAADVRWVDPAHLDDYPIHPALRARIDHGLNSPEPYIA; the protein is encoded by the coding sequence ATGAGCAAAGGCACCCGCCGGATCGACTACTGGCAGGACCCGGCCGCGCCGAAACCGACCAGCCGCAAGACCTCGGCCTCGGTGTTCGTGCGCGACGACCAGGGGCGCCTGCTGCTCCTGCAGCGGGTCGACAACGACCTGTGGACCATCCCCACCGGCGGAGTCAAGAAGGGCGAGACCGTCGGACAGGCCGGTGTCCGCGAGTGCCGTGAAGAGACCGGGCTCGACGTCGAAGTCACCGGCCTGGTCGGGGTGTTCTCCACCCCGGACCACGTCATCGTCTACCTGCACGGCGACAAGGTCGACGAGGTGCGCCAACCCATCAACATCTGCCTACGCGCCCGCCTGATCGGCGGACAGATCACACCCGAACCATCCGAGGCAGCCGACGTCCGGTGGGTCGACCCCGCCCACCTCGACGACTACCCGATCCACCCAGCCCTCCGGGCCCGAATCGACCACGGGCTGAACTCACCAGAGCCCTACATCGCCTGA
- a CDS encoding TIGR00725 family protein, with protein sequence MPVQVAVCGPRFCTERDKDQAYEVGRLLAQAGATVLNGGGIGVMAAVSAGARSADGLVIGIRPGATRDDANPDLSAVLVTNMGEARNAILVWSADAVIVVGGSWGTLSELALAKRRGVPVVSLGGWQILDADGNPVPDAPPTAATPRDAVTFALSRPGEPGSP encoded by the coding sequence ATGCCCGTCCAGGTAGCCGTGTGCGGCCCACGCTTCTGCACGGAACGAGACAAAGATCAGGCTTACGAGGTGGGGCGCTTGCTCGCCCAGGCTGGGGCCACCGTCCTTAACGGCGGTGGCATCGGCGTCATGGCTGCCGTCTCGGCGGGCGCACGCTCGGCAGACGGGCTCGTCATCGGCATCCGTCCTGGAGCCACCCGCGACGACGCGAACCCTGACCTGAGTGCCGTACTGGTCACGAACATGGGCGAGGCCCGCAACGCCATCCTGGTGTGGTCGGCCGACGCGGTCATCGTCGTCGGCGGCTCGTGGGGCACCCTGTCCGAGCTCGCCCTGGCCAAGCGGCGCGGCGTACCGGTCGTCAGCCTTGGCGGCTGGCAGATCCTGGACGCTGATGGCAACCCCGTGCCCGACGCACCGCCGACCGCGGCGACACCGCGGGATGCCGTCACGTTCGCCCTCTCACGACCCGGCGAACCAGGGAGCCCATAG
- a CDS encoding DUF429 domain-containing protein has product MVRVLGVDAAGKYWVAVASDLRVYADATLTGLVAAADADGTVEVVGIDIPIGLPSGAEPRQADVLARRAVGPRWRSVFMTPPRTVLAASVYAEASAEARRVMNKGISQQAWALAPRILEVDQVVRSIDRRIVEVHPEASFAFLADRHLPAAKSTWAGLEDRRALLAEAGLVFPADVGLAGLVAGPDDVLDAAVACWTARRVAGGVAVRYPDPPEQLDGIAACIHA; this is encoded by the coding sequence ATGGTTCGGGTGCTGGGTGTCGACGCCGCAGGGAAGTACTGGGTCGCGGTCGCCAGTGATCTCCGTGTTTACGCGGATGCGACGCTGACCGGACTTGTTGCTGCAGCAGATGCCGATGGCACGGTCGAGGTGGTCGGTATCGACATCCCGATCGGACTGCCTTCTGGTGCCGAACCGAGGCAGGCTGACGTGTTGGCGCGCAGGGCAGTCGGCCCGCGGTGGCGGTCGGTGTTCATGACTCCGCCGCGCACGGTGCTGGCGGCGTCGGTCTACGCGGAGGCGTCCGCCGAGGCTCGTCGGGTGATGAACAAGGGGATCAGCCAGCAGGCTTGGGCTCTGGCACCTCGGATCCTCGAGGTGGACCAGGTTGTTCGGTCGATCGACCGTCGCATCGTGGAGGTGCATCCCGAGGCGTCGTTCGCTTTCCTCGCGGACCGCCATTTGCCGGCCGCGAAGTCGACTTGGGCGGGGTTGGAAGACCGGCGCGCCCTGTTGGCGGAAGCCGGGCTCGTGTTCCCTGCTGACGTTGGCCTCGCAGGGCTGGTCGCGGGTCCGGACGACGTTCTCGATGCTGCTGTCGCGTGCTGGACCGCACGGCGGGTGGCCGGGGGAGTGGCGGTCCGCTACCCGGATCCGCCTGAGCAGCTCGACGGGATCGCCGCGTGCATCCATGCCTGA
- a CDS encoding peptide deformylase: MLNPVIVERSSETVLDWEGCFSMPGYMGLVPRAASLTVRYTAESGEAVTREFTGYAARVVQHETDHLDGFVYIDRMPDMTSLTTTQNYLDHHRPTPA; this comes from the coding sequence ATGCTCAACCCCGTCATCGTCGAACGCTCCAGCGAGACCGTGCTCGACTGGGAAGGCTGCTTCAGCATGCCGGGCTACATGGGACTGGTCCCCAGGGCAGCGAGCCTCACCGTCCGGTACACCGCCGAGTCCGGAGAGGCGGTCACCAGAGAGTTCACCGGGTACGCCGCCCGCGTCGTCCAGCATGAAACGGACCACCTCGACGGCTTCGTGTACATCGACCGCATGCCCGACATGACGAGTCTCACCACCACGCAGAACTACCTCGACCACCACCGCCCTACGCCGGCCTAG
- a CDS encoding sigma-70 family RNA polymerase sigma factor, which translates to MSRGDPPAGAEDELLASVHNTHAGALYRYVVRRTGDEEEARDVVQETLLRAWRHPEVLERSEESVRAWLFTVARNLTVDHLRSARRTRERATGHVPDREERDTTQAVLDSWLVADALVSLSPAHRAVVVGAYYGGRSVAELATELSIAPGTVKSRLHYGLRALRLALQEKGVTS; encoded by the coding sequence GTGAGCAGAGGTGACCCGCCCGCGGGTGCCGAGGACGAGCTCCTCGCCTCCGTGCACAACACGCACGCCGGTGCGCTGTACCGGTACGTCGTGCGCCGCACGGGCGACGAGGAGGAGGCACGCGACGTGGTGCAGGAGACCCTGCTGCGCGCGTGGCGGCACCCTGAGGTTCTGGAACGCTCGGAGGAGTCGGTTCGTGCGTGGCTGTTCACGGTCGCGCGGAACCTCACGGTCGATCACCTCCGCAGCGCCCGGCGCACCCGCGAGCGGGCCACCGGTCACGTCCCCGACCGCGAGGAGCGAGACACGACCCAGGCCGTGCTCGACTCCTGGCTCGTCGCGGACGCGCTGGTATCACTGTCGCCGGCACACCGGGCGGTCGTCGTAGGCGCGTACTACGGCGGCCGCTCGGTGGCCGAGCTCGCGACCGAGCTGAGCATCGCCCCCGGGACGGTGAAGTCGCGCCTGCACTACGGGCTGCGTGCGCTGCGCCTGGCCCTGCAGGAAAAAGGAGTCACGTCATGA
- a CDS encoding YceI family protein, giving the protein MRRGTKVAVSVGAAVVVLGGAAAIWGPGLYAAQAPEAAEVPTLEESAVPLPDSEAAAGTWTVSEGSFAGYRVDEVLNNADVTVTGRTEDVTGSITVADGSLTEATVEVDMASVATDEANRDDFFRTNALEVGTYPTATFELTEPATIEEGATAVELTGDLTVHGVTQPATFEGEVAGDAASGDVVQVIGSIPITFADFDVDAPSLGFVTVENEGSIEFSLQLQPGQ; this is encoded by the coding sequence GTGCGCAGAGGGACAAAGGTGGCAGTAAGTGTCGGTGCGGCGGTAGTCGTGCTCGGTGGGGCAGCCGCGATCTGGGGACCGGGTCTGTACGCGGCTCAGGCACCCGAGGCGGCGGAGGTGCCCACGCTCGAGGAGTCGGCAGTACCGCTGCCCGACTCCGAGGCGGCTGCCGGCACATGGACCGTGAGCGAGGGGTCGTTCGCCGGGTACCGCGTCGACGAAGTGCTGAACAACGCGGACGTGACCGTCACCGGCCGGACCGAGGACGTCACCGGGTCGATCACCGTCGCGGACGGCTCGCTGACGGAGGCCACCGTCGAGGTGGACATGGCGAGCGTCGCGACCGACGAGGCCAACCGCGACGACTTCTTCCGGACCAACGCGCTGGAGGTCGGCACGTACCCGACGGCGACCTTCGAGCTCACCGAGCCCGCAACGATCGAGGAGGGCGCGACGGCCGTCGAGCTGACGGGCGACCTCACCGTCCACGGCGTCACGCAGCCCGCGACCTTCGAGGGTGAGGTCGCGGGAGACGCGGCCAGCGGCGACGTCGTGCAGGTCATCGGGAGCATCCCGATCACGTTCGCCGACTTCGACGTGGACGCCCCCTCCCTCGGGTTCGTGACGGTGGAGAATGAGGGCAGCATCGAGTTCTCGCTGCAGCTCCAGCCTGGCCAGTGA